Proteins encoded in a region of the Coffea eugenioides isolate CCC68of chromosome 4, Ceug_1.0, whole genome shotgun sequence genome:
- the LOC113769024 gene encoding protein LATERAL ORGAN BOUNDARIES, producing MASSSSYNSPCAACKFLRRKCMPGCIFAPYFPPEEPQKFANVHKIFGASNVSKLLNELLPHQREDAVNSLAYEAEARVKDPVYGCVGAISFLQRQVERLQKELDAANADLIRYACNDHIQPELSGPHGAMHQVHQPMTPRQRPVEYNNTRRMGNEGGGFYQTPNFQYPYHLPWNDNDIHRYGGGGGGGGGGHI from the coding sequence ATGGCTTCATCCAGCTCCTACAACTCACCTTGTGCTGCCTGCAAATTCTTGAGGAGGAAATGTATGCCTGGTTGCATCTTTGCCCCATATTTCCCACCAGAGGAACCACAAAAGTTTGCAAATGTTCACAAAATCTTTGGGGCTAGCAATGTCAGTAAGCTCCTCAATGAACTCCTCCCTCACCAAAGAGAGGACGCAGTGAACTCCCTTGCATATGAAGCCGAAGCCCGAGTGAAGGATCCAGTTTATGGCTGTGTTGGTGCAATTTCTTTCCTCCAGAGACAAGTTGAGAGGCTGCAAAAGGAGCTTGATGCTGCCAATGCTGACTTGATTCGCTACGCCTGCAATGATCATATTCAACCTGAATTATCAGGCCCCCATGGAGCAATGCATCAAGTTCACCAGCCTATGACCCCCCGCCAGAGGCCGGTTGAGTACAATAATACTAGGAGGATGGGAAATGAAGGTGGAGGATTCTATCAAACCCCTAATTTTCAATATCCTTATCATCTGCCGTGGAATGATAATGATATCCACAGATATGGTGGtggcggaggaggaggaggaggaggacaTATATAG
- the LOC113768936 gene encoding P24 oleosin-like produces MAEQYQLQQRPTEAVKSFLPQKGPSTSHVLAVVTLLPLGGVLLGLSGLILVGTLIGLAVTTPLFVIFSPILVPAVFTLGLALAGFLTSGAFGITALASLSWMLNYIRLMKASSQEQMDLAKRRVQDTAGQVGQKGRDVGQRTQDVARA; encoded by the coding sequence ATGGCTGAGCAGTACCAGCTGCAGCAACGCCCCACAGAGGCCGTCAAAAGCTTCCTTCCTCAGAAGGGTCCATCAACTTCACATGTGTTAGCAGTTGTCACGCTGCTCCCACTTGGGGGAGTCCTGCTGGGCCTTTCCGGGCTGATTCTCGTCGGAACGCTCATCGGGCTGGCGGTGACAACCCCGCTTTTCGTTATCTTTAGCCCCATTTTGGTCCCAGCTGTATTTACCCTAGGGCTGGCCCTGGCCGGGTTCTTGACCTCCGGTGCTTTCGGGATCACTGCACTTGCTTCATTGTCGTGGATGCTGAACTACATCCGACTCATGAAGGCGTCTTCCCAGGAGCAAATGGACCTCGCAAAGCGGCGCGTGCAGGACACTGCCGGCCAAGTTGGTCAGAAAGGGAGAGACGTGGGCCAGAGAACTCAAGATGTAGCTAGAGCATGA
- the LOC113768048 gene encoding AP-1 complex subunit mu-2, whose protein sequence is MVGATSALFVLDIKGRCLISRDYRGDISAVQAEKFFAKLLEKEGDIESHGPVCYDDGVTYMFIQHNNVFLMTASRQNSNAASLLLFLHRVVDVFKHYFEELEEESLRDNFVVVYELLDEMMDFGYPQYTEAKILSEFIKTDAYRMEVTQRPPMAVTNAVSWRSEGIVYKKNEVFLDVVESVNILVNSNGQIVRSEVIGALKMRTYLSGMPECKLGLNDRVLLEAQGRSTKGKAIDLDDIKFHQCVRLARFENDRTIAFIPPDGTFDLMTYRLSTQVKPLIWVEAQVERHSRSRVEFTVKARSQFKERSTATNVEIELPLPSDAMNPNVRTSMGSATYAPEKDALLWKIKSFPGNKEYLLRAEFRLPSISSEDAAPDRKAPIRLKFEIPYFTVSGIQVRYLKIIEKSGYQALPWVRYITMAGEYELRLI, encoded by the exons ATGGTGGGCGCCACATCGGCGCTTTTCGTCTTGGACATCAAGGGTCGATGCTTGATCAGCCGGGATTATCGTGGGGACATCTCTGCTGTTCAAGCTGAAAAGTTTTTTGCTAAGCTTCTGGAGAAAGAG GGTGACATAGAGTCTCATGGTCCTGTATGTTATGATGATGGTGTGACCTATATGTTTATTCAACACAACAACGTTTTCTTGATGACGGCGTCAAGGCAAAACTCTAACGCTGCCAGCCTTCTCCTTTTCCTGCATCGTGTAGTTGAT GTTTTCAAGCATTATTTTGAAGAGCTCGAGGAGGAGTCCTTGAGAGATAATTTTGTTGTTGTG TACGAATTACTTGATGAGATGATGGACTTTGGTTACCCTCAATACACGGAAGCGAAGATTCTTAGTGAGTTTATCAAGACTGATGCATACAGAATGGAGGTCACTCAGCGCCCCCCTATGGCTGTGACAAATGCAGTTTCATGGCGCAGTGAAGGAATAGTGtataagaaaaatgaa GTATTCCTGGATGTGGTAGAAAGTGTAAATATACTGGTGAACAGCAATGGCCAAATAGTTCGTTCAGAAGTGATTGGGGCTCTGAAAATGAGAACCTATTTGAG TGGCATGCCTGAGTGTAAGCTAGGCCTTAATGACAGAGTTCTTTTGGAAGCTCAAGGTCGTTCTACAAAAGGAAAAGCTATTGATTTAGATGATATCAAATTTCACCA GTGTGTACGTTTGGCTCGGTTTGAAAATGACCGAACAATAGCTTTCATACCACCTGATGGTACATTTGATCTCATGACATATAGACTTAGTACTCAG GTAAAACCACTAATTTGGGTGGAAGCTCAAGTTGAAAGGCACTCAAGGAGTAGGGTTGAATTTACCGTAAAGGCCAGGAGCCAATTCAAAGAGCGCAG CACTGCAACAAATGTGGAAATCGAGTTGCCTTTGCCATCTGATGCAATGAATCCCAATGTACGAACCTCAATGGGATCTGCTACTTATGCACCAGAGAAGGATGCATTATTATGGAAAATTAAATCTTTTCCTGGTAATAAG GAGTATCTCCTAAGGGCTGAGTTTCGGCTTCCTAGTATAAGTTCTGAAGATGCAGCTCCTGACAGAAAAGCTCCTATTCGTCTGAAGTTTGAGATTCCATATTTTACTGTCTCTGGTATTCAG GTTCGATATCTTAAGATCATTGAGAAAAGTGGATATCAGGCACTTCCATGGGTTAGATACATAACAATGGCTGGTGAATATGAACTAAGGCTTATCTGA
- the LOC113768373 gene encoding tryptophan aminotransferase-related protein 2, whose protein sequence is MTGQQNMLKMMSLKHLLVISLALNVGLISRVMEVSREEKHVKKVKDDAGSKTVSYSSFLPTSTAAPAAQDDGSIINLDHGDPTMYERYWQQMGDRTTVVISGWQLISYFSDVRNICWFLESAFANAIVRLHKQVGNAVTEGRHIVVGTGSTQLYQAVLYALCPENASEPMSVVSAAPFYSSYPLMTDFLKSGLYKWAGDAYKFSKDEPYIELVTSPNNPDGASRVAVVNRKQGILVHDLAYYWPQYTPISFPADHDIMLFTFSKSTGHAGTRLGWALVKDEEVAKRMTKYIELNTIGVSKDSQIRAAKILNHVADSIEHGPESKQSDNFFEFGYNLMALRWAQLRAAVHRSDLFSLPSFPSGTCRFSGHHFKPQPAFAWLKCERDIEDCESFLRCHKILTRGGKHFGVGPEYVRISMMARDEIFDRFTDRLSMINS, encoded by the exons ATGACGGGTCAGCAGAATATGTTGAAAATGATGTCACTGAAGCATTTGCTGGTGATCTCTTTGGCCTTAAATGTTGGTTTGATCTCGAGAGTCATGGAGGTTTCAAGAGAGGAAAAGCATGTAAAGAAGGTCAAGGATGATGCAGGCTCTAAAACGGTGTCGTATTCATCCTTTTTACCAACTAGTACAGCAGCACCAGCAGCTCAAGATGATGGGAGTATCATCAATCTTGATCA CGGTGATCCGACAATGTATGAGAGGTATTGGCAGCAGATGGGGGACAGAACCACTGTTGTGATCTCGGGCTGGCAACTGATAAGTTATTTTTCTGATGTCCGAAACATTTGCTGGTTTCTGGAGTCTGCATTTGCGAATGCCATTGTTAGGTTGCACAAGCAGGTTGGGAATGCTGTAACAGAAGGGCGTCATATTGTGGTTGGGACAGGTTCCACGCAACTCTATCAAGCTGTATTATATGCTCTCTGTCCGGAAAATGCTTCAGAACCGATGAGTGTGGTGTCAGCTGCTCCATTTTATTCT TCGTACCCGCTGATGACCGATTTTTTGAAGTCTGGACTCTACAAATGGGCTGGTGATGCTTACAAATTCAGCAAAGATGAACCCTATATTGAGCTTGTAACTTCTCCTAACAATCCAGATGGAGCATCACGAGTAGCCGTTGTTAACCGCAAACAAGGAATTTTAGTCCATGACCTGGCTTACTACTGGCCACAATACACTCCTATTTCTTTCCCTGCGGACCATGATATCATGCTGTTCACATTCTCCAAAAGCACCGGCCATGCTGGTACACGCCTAGG TTGGGCTCTGGTCAAAGATGAAGAAGTTGCTAAAAGGATGACTAAGTATATAGAGTTAAACACCATTGGTGTGTCAAAGGATTCACAGATACGTGCAGCAAAGATTCTAAATCATGTGGCTGATAGCATTGAACATGGTCCTGAATCTAAACAAAGCGataatttctttgaatttggGTATAATCTCATGGCACTGAGGTGGGCACAGCTTAGAGCTGCTGTGCATAGAAGTGATCTTTTCAGTTTACCCAGCTTTCCTTCTGGTACCTGTCGTTTCAGCGGTCATCATTTCAAGCCACAACCAG CTTTTGCATGGTTAAAATGTGAAAGGGACATAGAGGATTGTGAGAGCTTCCTACGTTGCCACAAGATTTTAACGAGGGGAGGTAAGCATTTTGGAGTTGGTCCAGAGTATGTGAGGATCAGCATGATGGCCCGAGATGAAATTTTTGATCGGTTTACAGATAGATTATCTATGATCAACTCTTGA